A single genomic interval of Asinibacterium sp. OR53 harbors:
- a CDS encoding YkgJ family cysteine cluster protein: protein MDAINMDNWEKKSAEHQKQYRQYLQRADKQKTLKLLPRLHEEAFEQINCLQCANCCKNYSPRFKTPDIKRISKHLKLKESVFIDTYLRLDEDGDYVVKNSPCPFLGEGNYCSIYEQRPSDCHRFPYTDEDVLLKRPAITLKNSSFCPAVHYVLEKLLHILAKNSL from the coding sequence ATGGATGCAATCAACATGGATAATTGGGAGAAAAAGTCTGCCGAGCACCAAAAGCAATACCGGCAGTACTTGCAACGGGCCGATAAGCAAAAGACATTGAAACTGCTGCCGCGCCTGCATGAAGAGGCTTTTGAACAGATCAACTGCCTGCAATGCGCCAATTGTTGTAAAAACTACTCCCCGCGCTTCAAAACCCCTGATATCAAACGGATCAGCAAGCACCTTAAGCTGAAAGAAAGTGTTTTCATCGATACGTACCTCCGGTTGGATGAAGACGGCGACTATGTGGTGAAGAACAGTCCCTGTCCTTTTTTGGGAGAAGGAAACTATTGCTCCATTTATGAGCAGCGTCCTTCCGATTGTCACCGCTTTCCTTACACAGATGAAGATGTTTTATTGAAACGTCCCGCCATCACACTGAAAAATTCGAGTTTCTGTCCCGCAGTGCATTATGTATTAGAGAAACTTTTGCATATTCTTGCGAAAAACAGCCTATGA